A region of the Pungitius pungitius chromosome 8, fPunPun2.1, whole genome shotgun sequence genome:
ATCTACAGCTACAGAGAATAAACAGCATCACTAAAATTGGGCCATGAAGGCATTCTAGAACGTGATCTGAAGTCTTGTAGAGGAGAGCAGAAACGTGAAGAGAACATAGGTGAAGCCAAAAGGTGAAACGACGCTTGTAGAGAAAACAATGTGtatccaaaagaagaaaaaaaaaagtattaatggAAAATAGAAAATCTGCGTTATGAGCCAGCAGAGGGAAAATGGTGTTACTCACTACGCCAGTGTGAGTTTGTCCAGATCGCTGTTGGAGTTGAAGGGGTAGACTTCTCCCAGGTGGACCAGCTTCTCCAAGGCCTCGTAGATGAAGATGAGGCAGATGAGGGCGGCAAAGGCCTCCTCTGTAAACCGAGTGATGTAGCACACCAGAGAGCTTGCATCGGTGGCAACCagaagaaaacacagcacagCCGTCCACAGGCCGATGCAAGTCCTCAGAGACAGATAGGACAGGTCGTAGTCCCTGAcgggaaagggaaagagaagagagggcGACGCGGAGCACACAATTAGTtcatctaactgactgcagtgTGGAATGATAACATGTCACAGATGAGTTGTTGTAATACATACTTGCAGAACTTGTAGAGGATTTTCTCGAAAACCAGCACAGGACCTGTGCTGCCCAGAATTGTGAGAGGCTGACCAGCAAACAAAGAGTAGGCTACTCCAGTCATAGACGCACCCAGTAAGGACTCTATGGCGCTCTAAAACACATGGTGGAAATACAAAGGGCACGTCTGGTATCCAGTAACACGTCAAACACTCCATGCTGTATTTATAATCTTGCAGTCACACTGCAGTATGTtggtgtctcagtgtgtgttctGGCCTTACAATGCGTCCCTCTGTTGCCTCCCCCAGCAGTCCTCCAAAAGTGATGACAGGAGACATGCAGGCACagtagaggaagaggaaggaggccaCGCACTGAAGGCTAAGACCATCCTTAAAGTCACTCAGATAGAACGGAGCTTTCCTCTTGATGTCCAGTATCAGACCACCAAACAACCTAATGACGCCACACGACAAAACGAGAGAGGCTTTAAAGGATAAGAGCAGGAGTGTTTTGTTGCATGGGTTTTTCATTTAGGATATCACACTTGGGCTGTTCCACACGTCAGCTCTttacaaatcaaaacaaaagatTTTCTGGGCCCAGCAACTGACAAACATGCTGGAAATTGCCCCAGGCTTCTACTCccttaagaaaacaaaacaggtgCTCAACTCATAACAGCTTGGCCTAATATTTAACAGTTTTGGGgatatgaaataataattgtCAAACCTCAAATTTGGAATATGTATTAACCTTGTAATAGACACCATTACTGAAGCAACAAGCCTGTGTAATCAACCCTCAGATGACAGCTCACCTTCCAGTTCTCTGTAGCTCTGGTCCGTGATGCTCGGCATGTAGTTCCTCCTCAACCTGGCAGGCTGTGCCATTAGTGACTCCTGGCGTCTTTCTCTTCTCCTGCAGGCACCCAATGCCAGTCCAGGAACAGCAATCAAAATTAGCgccatatttacatatatgcAATATATATGAGTATGTATATTATGCGGCTgtctatatatattttatatacagtCACTCTTTGTTGCATATACGTTCGAGCTAAATTTCCATCATGTCATTATAGTTGTTTACCTGAGAGGGAACACTCTTTGGGGGCTCAATGCGGATTGAGGGGTCCCACTCTCCTGGTGGTAGGACCGTCACCTGGTCTAGAAACTCATCTATCCCAGCCAGCAGGTCACTTCTGTCCTTTGCCTTGTAGGCTACATCATGGAAGATCTGGTTTGAACACAATCAAGGCCGGGGGAACTTAAGTGCCCGGATTTGCAATGAAATGTTGCAATTTGAGAGAATGTTTCTAAAGATAGATTATACTTATCAGAGCGTTCTTACCTCATCTGTCATGATGGTTGCCATAGAGCGTCCAATTTCATGGTATTGCTGAGCCTTTCCATCTTGGCCCAGAAGAATGAAGAGGAACCTGATATTTGTCAGCAGATGGTTCATAGAACATCATGCATTACCGGATTACTCGATTGACATGTGAATGAATCGTTGTGGTTGTCTACCTGGTAGGTATGGGGACCTCAGTGAGTCCGGTGAGCAGCACAGCAGGGGAAAGGCGGACAAAAGCTACTATGGGCCTCTCCAAGAAGTCCAGTTCTCCTACCAATACATTGGAGGCCTCTGCGCCCTCCGGGATCTTCTTCATGAAGTGCATGTCCACCTTGtgtgacaaacaaaatgttaacaTCAGTTAAGGAAAGCAAAGGGACTAGGATTCTGTATCTTGCATCCTGTAATCCTTCAGAACTAGCAATGCAAAAATAATTGTGTCATCTTTTGCATCATGCGTGCAGCTAGATGCTGGATAACCTAGCTGGCATTGCATTGCTTCGGATATTAAACTGTATACAAATGGAAATGAGTGGCTAAATCGAAACTTTTATCTCTGCCCTTTGTGGCTGAAGCTGCTGTCGGATGCACTTTGAACAAATGTAGTTCTCCTGTTGTTTCCTAGAGGGCACAATGTAACCCATTTGTTGACCGCACAATGCACCCAACATTGATTATTGATGGCAGGGTACGAGacataaaatgtcagaaaatcaTCAACCAAGATCATACTctgctgttgtttgttgttaatcaaCAATTTTCTACAAGTTCTATTGTGGTCTTCATAATATCTACTGATGAACGTAATCTGTGAGCAATCTTACTGCAGCACATTAATAGCTGCCTGCCTGCTTACTTTGCTCAGGTCCACTTGATGGCCGTCCTGTCCTCCACCATTCTTGGCTGGTTCTGTGACCACTGGAGGCTGGGAAGATGTGGCTGGCCCTGCTTTAGACAGTAAGGTGGAGTATGTGTGCATtcaagtgtgagagagagagagagagagagacagagatagaaaaaaaatcagttaggagaaatatttaaataaaagggGTAGTAAAGATTAGCCGCGCATTTGTTCACTAATTAAATGTCATTGTTTAGAGATCAtgcttttttgtgtctttctgttgcTTAGTCTTCATGCTATTAGTCACCTCATGTCTACTTGTATTCCCTTCTAGTTTTGATATGTATGTCATTATTATACCAAGCAAACATGCCTCTAAAGTAATTATAAGGGAACTATAACTTCTAAGGCTGTTCCTAAATGTATGTCACCCACCCATCAGATACGTCTCTGACTGTTTGCGGGTTCCCTCTGCGATGGAGCGCACCATCGGCATgaggttcttcttcttgtcgTTCTGGTGGTGGTGTCTCTTCAGTAGGGCCTCGCGCACCTTCACTCTCACACTGTCGTCCAGCTCATGGGACGCCTCCTGGTGGTCCAGCACCAtgtcttcaacacacacacacaccaagcatTGAGAGACAGAGGGCAGCATCTTATACCGAGGATAACAAAATCAAACACATCACCAATACAAGAATAAATAGATATACAATCAAGTTGATGTAGTATGTTGTTTCCGTGTACATAAAGGCCCATATTCCAATCAAGAGAGACATTTGATTTCCATATTATAGCAATACATCTATTTGCAAGGATTTTTGCCAGGTTTATCGGATAGCAACTTTTAAGGTGGATTTTGTAAAGTTACAGAGTAAACAAATTACTCTGCTACTCTGACTGGAACTTCAATCCATTTATAATCAATACAAGACCAACCGCGCTAATGGTAGTTAAAAATCCCTGCACTCCAACTACAGAGCCTTCcttaaacatattttatttcatatttaacacGCTTCAATTTCTATGGCtaaattttaataataatgaatgtaaaGACACAGTGCTGATAAGAAAGATTGTGTTGGAGGTGATCAGTCAAAATGTGGCCACCATATCAGGTCATGTGGGACCACTGAGAAAATCACCAAACCTTTGTCTCTCTCATCTCTTCGGCTCTCCTCTCTTCACAGACCTTTCTATTCCACTTGCTGAATCACCACCGGATCTTTCCGTCCTAACTCCACAGTCAATCAAAGTGTCtaccggacacacacacacacacacacacacacacacacaccgcagtgCAGTGCAGTGCCAGCATTAATTCTGAGCACGCATCAAGACCAGCGATAATGTGACTGTCAGCGGGAATACAATCAGGGATGGTGATAAGAGAACCACCTGAAATTgaatcaaaacacacagacgcacactggATGATCCCTTTAGTCTAATGTTAGACTGCATCAACAGCTCCGCCTCCTGCGGTGTAACACGTGACTGGGGACCATCATTTGCTCATCCGATAGTGAGATACTTCCAATAATGCCTTGATTACACATTTTATGCTTCACACAGCCTTTCTTATTACGTTCCCTTGGTCTCACTTTTTGGCCCCCCTTCCaaaatcaaacaacaacaaaaataaagtttttctcATTTACTATCTTGGCTACTCGTGCATTCCCATCCAGGTGCTGCTGACAGTTGTCACATGGATAAGAGAGTGAAGTGAGAAGAGCAACGTAGAGCTGGAGACGGCAACAAGACAAATCAGGGAAGAGGAAGAATGACCAATAGGGAGCCTTGAACTATGTGactctttgttttcatgtgtgcGTGAACAGTGCTCATTCAATGCTTCTGGATGTAATTACAGCTGCGTAGTTAATTTCACACTAAATGACCTTGTACTGTGGTACAAAGGCAGCAGCTTTATGTAACTGTAGAGTTCAATGCGAATCAGGTTCAACAGAAGTTCTGCCACATTATTTTAGGAaggcacaacaacaaaaaacatgcagcttaatgacaataGTGGAACGACACTAGTCAGTGTTGGGCTTAGATAGTTGATGTCTGTCTGTTTTTACATCCTGCAGGAGAAGCAAGACTCATTTACACCAATGATACAACTGGTCAGATAAAGGTTATTTTTTTACTCCAAATAAATAGCGCCCTGGTATTAAATTATTATTGCATGTCAGTTCGAAAAATGATCACCTGCAATCTCTTCGATGCTGTCAGCGTGCATGTCGAGCAACACGCTGCCATTGATGATGCAACTTCGCAGCTCAAACAGGCTGTGGAGGGAAAGTGTTGCGACATAGGGCTTGCTCCACCTCTCCCCACCATCCTCCACGTCTTCCTCAAACTTCAGCCACCTGCGAGGTGAAGGCAGGCGAGGAGTCAATGTtaactgttttttctttaaaatactACTTTTCTTACAACTAAAATTCAAAAGAAGCTCAAGAGGTTTCTTAAAGTTAAAGGTTGGCAATTTtctgaagaataaataaatccacTCAAAAAGAGGGAAAGGTTTGATAGCATGTGAAACAGAGATTTAACACTTTGAAGCAATATAGCTGCAGAGCGGCTGTCCTGTCAGAAGCTCTATTGCTAAGCCCTGTGGCCAAAAGCTCCCACAGGAAACCCTGACCTGGCTGTTTCCTTCCACTCGGCATCCTTGCCATCCTTCACACAGATCTCATCGAGCTCAGTGAACAGCTCGTGGGTCACGTGTTCGGCGTCCTCCTCTGTGCCAAGAATGAACTGGACGCGCTGGGACGGCGTGTCTGATGAAGTaagaggatgagagggaggAACGAGAGGTGAACAGTGCTCCCCAAAGGactttcacaaacacaaacaacattatTTACTTTGTCATAACATGCTTTGTAAATGACTACtggggcaacacacacacacactggcatacCCCATGCACACACCAACGCACACAAATCCAACATGCTGACTGGTCCCTGCATATGGCGAGCTAATCAGTGAGCTTGTCGATTTCAGCCTTGGGGGCTGAATGTGCGTGTGAGGTAACCGCAGTACCGATACGTTTTGTTTAATAACCACTTCCTCCCCGGCGGAGGCTAAAGCCAGCGTGCATTCTACACTCAGCCAGGGCAATATGTTTGTGTAGGTCTAAAGAAACACAACGAGCCACCTACAGCAAAggaggttttgtgtgtgttaccatgACTGGAAGCGGCCGTCTCACTCTCCTCGCTCTGCTGCGTTGCGATGCTTCCCGCCCTCCTGTCTCTCCTTCGGTGGCGAGAGCCGTGAGGCTTGTGGTGACGATGGCTCTGCATCGGCATCCGAACCCCGACAAAAAGAGCCCTGTGGCCTGAAGAAGAGGAAataagtttattttattttattactgaaTAATACACGTCCTTACGTGTCATGATGTATTGTAACATAAATATGGAGCTATTTGATGTTGTCCtgaaatgtatatatgtaaatcagttttttgatgatgatgaaatgaaaatcaaataAACTGTGATTTTCAATTTCTTCTTTCAAATTCTTTTGATTCTTCCAAAACCTGGTAAAACAGTTTGTAacattttgtctgttttctgtCGCCTGTACTTAGTCCCAACCTTTGCTATCAGTAATAAACTGGTCTTTCAGTCTTGAATCCAACATGCTGTGACAACAAGAGACAAGATGCCcttgatacattttatttaaatatcaaagAGGTCTAAAATTAAAGAAGAAACAGTTGAAATAATCAGAccattacaacacacacacaacctccacCTACTGATAGCTTATCACCCACGAGGCCTCctgttattattaattatatacatacatatagatatatatatctgtatgtataaatacataaatatatgtgtatatatatgcgtatatatatatatatatatatatatatatatatatatatatatatatataaagtatatatatataaagaaaatatatatatatatatgccccgtaggctccaatacaaatctgtcgacatatttaaaaaaaaaaaacagaaggtatgttttgtatatatatatatatagtatgtatctcccatttctgtgtttttttccaaaattcatttaagcttttccaatttcatttgtttcagcaatgtttataatttcttcatttctgtactaaacaactttctgaaattaatttagcattttcagcaggaaatgcattttctagttaccTTCTAGTTCCTCCTTCTCATAGTGGATGTTCAGTACAGAGCTGGTCCCTCCTTggtccaccaccacctcctcatctGGCCTCTGATGGGAACATACAAAGACACAAGTAGAGACAAGGCCACTGTTCTCTTTAGTGACACTACAGTTTCTGTATCATGGCCTTTATCTCCAGCAGCCATATTATTCTCACTGAACAGTTAAACACTGTAGAAAACCTTTATACATTTTAGATCAGTCTGGGAACAGGTCACATATATACAGTAGAAGTGTCCTGTTAACGACCAATGCTCACACAATTAAAGAGCCACTTATCTGCCAAACTGGCAACAGCCTTTCAACCGTGCACATCAAATTCCAGACAGTCTGTTCTCAGATAGTCTGGCACAGACACCcagagttaaacacagaatGAGTCGGTTGGAGAATGTGCCAGCTTCTAATATTATGCagaatcaaatcaaattcaatAAGCAGAGATCCACATGCATCCTTTTCTTTTAGCATCCCCGCAGTGAGGCTttctcagagacagagagagtggtGTTTGCCCTAGTGTAGGGCGAGTGTTATCAATGGTCGTGTATTGGCCCCATGGCAATGAGGACGGAGTGCTGGGAACCTCTACTGTGGCTGCAGCCTTTCTGTTTCCAGCATTACTCGTCATCCCTGCAGTGTAATCAGAGTAGCAGTAAATCTTGAATGTCTAATGTGTGGAACCTCCCACGTGCAGTTAAAGGCGCAGAGTGTCTACCACTGTACCAAAGCATACATTCATTCAACCAGCCGCTTTGTCTACTGGCCTTGCCCTTGACACAAATAGGATGGATGGGAGACACCTGGATGTTGTTAGAAATCAATtgaaaatctataaataagtATGGTTATTGGAGACAAACACAGGCACGCTGGTGTATAATTGCAGATCTCTACGTCATGCTTCCGCCCACTTTGAACACATGATCTGTACGTATTGGATGTGTTGGTTTGTCAGTGTGGGGAAAGGGAAAATGTCTGTGTCTGTTGGAGCAGAATCCTTATTTAttctggtgaaaaaaaaacacaaattggcCCAAGAGAAATGTAAATTTGTATGACCATTAATGAGATTTATTGGTCTTTTAATAGGGTTTTTTTCCCAGGACATAAAACTAAATTTGCACTATTATACCATGTAGACATGAGTGTGTTTTATACTGTGTGTattactgtgagtgtgtgtatggagGAATAGTGTGCAGGGATTAGTTCTGGTTCTCCTGGGGTTCGGTTGTCCACTTTTTTAATCATGCTGGTTTAAGCAGACTGTAAAGAAATGAGATAATTGGAGATAGTAttgcgtgttgtgtgtgtgtgtgtgtggggggggggggggtgttttgtatttatgtgAACACTAAAACCCTCTGTCTCATTATTTTAGCCTCTCTAtgctactaaaaaaaaaaacagcttagcAAATTCACGTCAGATTGTGATAAGAAGAACAAATGATGGTCTCCCAGGACACACACTTAAATCACAGGTGTGGGTGACTCGGCACTGCCTTCCTGCCTCCTTTCTCCAACACATCCGTGCTGTAggattcctttttttgtccGTGACTGATCACTTCTTAATCCGGAGACAATTCTTTCCTTGTAAAGAATGAGGGCACTTATTAAAGAAGTCATGCTTGGGCCAAACACGGATGTGACTCAtggtttcatcattatgattatgcaAGGAACGGTGGTGCAGTGAcagaaaaaggcttttcaaTATGTACACGTGACAACAGTCTCCTGTTCCTGTCAAAGTCGCCCAAGGCCCGAAACTAGCACTTCTTTAGTAGTGATTATTTTTAATGGTACTGTGCCGCTCCTAGCAGTGAAAACATAAACCATGCCATGTCTGTGCGTTCTGTGCACATATCGACAATCCTGTCCTACTTCACTTGGCTGGTACTTTACTGAGAGAGCGCCATGTCGAATCGGGTCCAGCTTGGACTTGTGATACCTTTAATATGAATAAGCAACCCAATAGCGCTCCGTGCAGCAGTGTTGGGGCTTCAGAGTCCAGCATGTCTTTTGCAGAAGGCCTGACTTTCATTCACTGCACTACTATTTGCTGGATGCTGGACAAAACACATGGGTCACATGGGTGCTGGTTAAAACAATACAAGACTATATTTAACGTCCCTGCAGTCAACACAAGCAGATAGCGCACTAGAAGCAGAATTGAGTCAGAGTGTCTTTCACAAACTCAGGTTGTCTTTCCCTTGTGAGTAAGACTCAATTTCTACTCGTATAAACAACAATACCTTCACAGCTAATTAAATCTGTGCTCTATTTTTtaggtttcttttttcaaaggAGAAACTAATAAGCAAATCCACAAATTGTATTTTACCAACGTGTGTTCACAAGGTAAATGGATTTTGGACCCCTGCAATAACTGACTGGAGGCGGACTCCTGGACACGTTGACATATCATTACTTTTTAAGTAAAGCTCAAACAGGCAATCAACCTATGCAAAAATCATGGGGAGAAGATCCAGGTAAACATTGTTGAATatagctctttaaaaaaaagaagaaggaaataaACCCTGTGCATGCAAACCCTCAGCGAATCGATTCCTGCTCTCACATTTAGTCCTgattcaaacagacacacacacacacaaacgggcACACACTTATACGCAGTAATGGTGTTATCAGTCAGTGCAGCTGTGGATGGTGAAGCAGGGCTGCTATGTTGTGTGCGCGTTTGGGCTCAGGCTGGAGGCAGTTGGGTCCATTAGAACTGGACCTCTACcaaacatacagacacacaacaagagcgaatggatgagagagagacactaaAAGCTCTTTGTCCCTGAAATCATTTTAGATCATTAGCTCATCGATTAGTTTGGATCCATAtggtgcacatacacacacacacacacacacaccccaacacacacaaacactcttcatttaattacacattaaCTATAGAGAGTAACTATTCAGAGACTGGCATAACAGAAAAATATCTTATTGTATGTAATCTTTCGTGGCTGACATCAGAGTACACTATTGTATGACAATCCTGATAAGTTGttccttcccttctctctcaccAAAACACAATATGACTGACATCACAAAGTCACAGTGCCCCTTCTCACTAATGGTAAATGCAGGTTAATGGTTAATAGTTCCCTGTCATTCATACCTTCCGTCCCTTGTGTCACATTATGTGCCTCAGCTAATTAAAACCTCACAGGGCACTTAAAGTTTAGTTTGCACTCTCTCTGTGGGGGAGCACATCTGTGACCCTCAGAGCACGCACGTGTGCGTGATTATCCACTAAGAGGGCACATCATTGGAAGCCGCCTGTTTCTATCACCTAGCTACCATCCCTATTTAATCAACTCCTGTTGTTGACCCAAAATCATTTTCCTCACAGACTACTGCCGCTGCACCACAGAGGCGGTTCACAAGTAGCCCCAAAATAGCTGCGTGTCCTTGAGCTTCCGTCCCTTACAAGCTTAATGGTGGTAGCCACCCATGAGAAAGGCACTGGAGCTGCCTCATGGTTCgatttccaaaaaaaacaccttatACATCAAGATAAAATGACCTAAGGATACTGTCATGTGAATAAGTGAAAGCAAGAAACgttacaggtaaaaaaaaacactgtattcCCTGTAAGTCTTAGGAGTTATGTTTTGGTTTAGTGGCACATTACATGGTACATTATTGGTTGCCCAAAATGTTTAGTTTCTCCATTCAAATTGTTCGACAATGATGTAATTACAGGTAACAGTTCAAATTGTTGTAAAATCATGGTCAGCTTCCCATATGAGCAAAGAATCTTAATAAACTAAAATTCTTCCTTTTGTTATGGCCTTTAAAAAATCAATTTCTAATAATGATCTTTCTCTCTGATGGTGggcaaaataaaagaacatgtGGCTTCAAATCAAGTGGGTATCTTTTGGTGGATCCTTTTAGTATGAAATTCCCTCTTTGTGTTTCCACAGAGAGTGATGGTACAAAAATGTTTTGCCTATAATGACTTATTTTCA
Encoded here:
- the slc4a8 gene encoding electroneutral sodium bicarbonate exchanger 1 isoform X1; its protein translation is MSAPANDPESILSYQRPDEEVVVDQGGTSSVLNIHYEKEELEGHRALFVGVRMPMQSHRHHKPHGSRHRRRDRRAGSIATQQSEESETAASSHDTPSQRVQFILGTEEDAEHVTHELFTELDEICVKDGKDAEWKETARWLKFEEDVEDGGERWSKPYVATLSLHSLFELRSCIINGSVLLDMHADSIEEIADMVLDHQEASHELDDSVRVKVREALLKRHHHQNDKKKNLMPMVRSIAEGTRKQSETYLMAGPATSSQPPVVTEPAKNGGGQDGHQVDLSKVDMHFMKKIPEGAEASNVLVGELDFLERPIVAFVRLSPAVLLTGLTEVPIPTRFLFILLGQDGKAQQYHEIGRSMATIMTDEIFHDVAYKAKDRSDLLAGIDEFLDQVTVLPPGEWDPSIRIEPPKSVPSQEKRKTPGVTNGTACQVEEELHAEHHGPELQRTGRLFGGLILDIKRKAPFYLSDFKDGLSLQCVASFLFLYCACMSPVITFGGLLGEATEGRISAIESLLGASMTGVAYSLFAGQPLTILGSTGPVLVFEKILYKFCKDYDLSYLSLRTCIGLWTAVLCFLLVATDASSLVCYITRFTEEAFAALICLIFIYEALEKLVHLGEVYPFNSNSDLDKLTLAYCRCTEPDNPSNNTLQLWSAKNITATEVPWTNLTVKECVGLQGHFVGTSCGPHGPFTPDVLFWSTILFFSTFLMSAFLKQFKTSRYFPTKVRSMISDFAVFLTIAIMVLLDYIIGVPSQKLKVPNKFQPTRDDRGWLINPIGRNPWWTVLAATIPALLCTILIFMDQQITAVIINRKEHKLLKGCGYHLDLLVVGVMLAVCSIMGLPWFVAATVLSISHVNSLKLESESSAPGEMPRFLGIREQRLTGLVIFLLMGCSVFMTGALQFIPMPVLYGVFLYMGVSSLKGIQFFDRLKLFGMPAKHQPDFIYLRHVPLRKVHLFTLTQLTCLLLLWFIKTSPAAIVFPMMVLALVFIRKLLDCCFSDRELSYLDDLMPEWKKKTLDDVSKSIEEESQIMLSTKKEEIAAVPIVVESSKPIQTPKAHDPRLAYTNIPTHTLKWTQWTSDNRSGKKYERSPSLSCLSI
- the slc4a8 gene encoding electroneutral sodium bicarbonate exchanger 1 isoform X2 produces the protein MSAPANDPESILSYQRPDEEVVVDQGGTSSVLNIHYEKEELEGHRALFVGVRMPMQSHRHHKPHGSRHRRRDRRAGSIATQQSEESETAASSHDTPSQRVQFILGTEEDAEHVTHELFTELDEICVKDGKDAEWKETARWLKFEEDVEDGGERWSKPYVATLSLHSLFELRSCIINGSVLLDMHADSIEEIADMVLDHQEASHELDDSVRVKVREALLKRHHHQNDKKKNLMPMVRSIAEGTRKQSETYLMAGPATSSQPPVVTEPAKNGGGQDGHQVDLSKVDMHFMKKIPEGAEASNVLVGELDFLERPIVAFVRLSPAVLLTGLTEVPIPTRFLFILLGQDGKAQQYHEIGRSMATIMTDEIFHDVAYKAKDRSDLLAGIDEFLDQVTVLPPGEWDPSIRIEPPKSVPSQEKRKTPGVTNGTACQVEEELHAEHHGPELQRTGRLFGGLILDIKRKAPFYLSDFKDGLSLQCVASFLFLYCACMSPVITFGGLLGEATEGRISAIESLLGASMTGVAYSLFAGQPLTILGSTGPVLVFEKILYKFCKDYDLSYLSLRTCIGLWTAVLCFLLVATDASSLVCYITRFTEEAFAALICLIFIYEALEKLVHLGEVYPFNSNSDLDKLTLAYCRCTEPDNPSNNTLQLWSAKNITATEVPWTNLTVKECVGLQGHFVGTSCGPHGPFTPDVLFWSTILFFSTFLMSAFLKQFKTSRYFPTKVRSMISDFAVFLTIAIMVLLDYIIGVPSQKLKVPNKFQPTRDDRGWLINPIGRNPWWTVLAATIPALLCTILIFMDQQITAVIINRKEHKLLKGCGYHLDLLVVGVMLAVCSIMGLPWFVAATVLSISHVNSLKLESESSAPGEMPRFLGIREQRLTGLVIFLLMGCSVFMTGALQFIPMPVLYGVFLYMGVSSLKGIQFFDRLKLFGMPAKHQPDFIYLRHVPLRKVHLFTLTQLTCLLLLWFIKTSPAAIVFPMMVLALVFIRKLLDCCFSDRELSYLDDLMPEWKKKTLDDVSKSIEEESQIMLSTKKEEIAAVPIVVESSKPIQTPKAHDPRCDPSDINISDEMSKTTVWKSLNSNQKDICPVSAKKD